In the genome of Palaemon carinicauda isolate YSFRI2023 chromosome 15, ASM3689809v2, whole genome shotgun sequence, one region contains:
- the LOC137654333 gene encoding uncharacterized protein produces the protein MPMGDQDKPWAPHVICRSCRSTLEGWLRGTGRAMPFAIPRVWREPKNYHDDCFFCTVDVTKYRKVKGRQALHYPDIPSSRAPVPHDDCLPVPQPPENVDDGMDISSEGSASSNNQEMEEVFVPRMTLEPQYQGRWNTAMMGDYISSLMREDENMHSRKSRSSKHF, from the exons ATGCCCATGGGTGATCAGGACAAGCCATGGGCCCCTCATGTGATATGTAGAAGCTGCCGTTCTACTCTAGAAGGATGGCTAAGAGGTACAGGAAGAGCAATGCCTTTTGCCATTCCTAGAGTATGGAGAGAACCGAAGAACTATCACGATGACTGTTTTTTTTGCACGGTTGATGTGACAAAGTACAGAAAAGTGAAAGGAAGACAAGCTCTTCATTATCCAGACATACCATCATCTAGAGCACCTGTCCCACATGATGACTGCTTACCAGTACCACAGCCACCAGAAAAT GTAGATGATGGAATGGATATTTCATCTGAAGGGTCAGCAAGTAGCAACAACCAAGAAATGGAAGAAGTTTTCGTACCAAGAATGACTTTGGAGCCTCA ATATCAAGGACGATGGAATACTGCTATGATGGGAGATTACATATCGTCTCTAATGAGAGAAGATGAAAATATGCACTCTAGAAAATCTCGATCGTCCAAGCACTTCTGA